In Paenibacillus algicola, a genomic segment contains:
- a CDS encoding extracellular solute-binding protein — protein sequence MKKKTKAFTLLSTAVLVGVVGCSNGGSSATPAKTPDSSSSEPFELSLQFHHESQVPENDSRILKMIEEYTNTNINVIGVPSSSNTEKFSVTVASGNFPSAIKAFYEVPVVNAIKSGVFWEIGPYLKDYPNLSAIKPQVYDNLKVQGKIYGIPSVRDLARNTITYRKDWLEKLGLPEPATVDEFYNMLKAFTTQDPDGNGKDDTYGLIESNSLANFDMIAGFFGAPNQWGVEDGKLIPSFQTEAYLEALQFYRKLFDEKIINQDFPITSYENWFKLWDTAKAGAMKQVTTVALHRERGAQKIDPDAKVGMVSLIEGPRGTQIFSESGSNGFFLISKSAVKTEEELKKVLDFFDKLMDEEMSNIFTWGIEGETYAIKDGKAEHTDKEGFSRLMSPYTQLSVGMLTENATPGVLHPLEQLALDMNKENEAVAVANPALTLDSETNTEKGAQLKKIIEDARVRFILGEIDEAAWQAAIDQWKKDGGQQIMDEFTAAYNASNK from the coding sequence ATGAAAAAGAAAACGAAAGCATTCACTTTGTTATCTACCGCCGTCCTGGTTGGTGTTGTCGGCTGCAGCAATGGCGGCTCTTCAGCCACACCAGCCAAGACCCCCGATTCCAGTTCATCCGAGCCCTTTGAGTTGAGCCTCCAGTTTCACCACGAGTCCCAAGTGCCGGAGAACGATTCCAGAATTCTGAAAATGATCGAAGAATACACCAACACGAACATTAACGTCATCGGCGTCCCTTCTTCAAGTAACACCGAGAAGTTTAGCGTTACCGTGGCCTCGGGCAACTTCCCTTCCGCGATCAAAGCTTTTTATGAAGTCCCGGTGGTTAATGCGATCAAGAGCGGCGTATTCTGGGAGATCGGGCCCTATCTGAAGGATTACCCGAACCTGTCTGCGATCAAGCCGCAGGTCTATGACAACCTGAAGGTTCAAGGCAAAATTTACGGGATTCCGTCGGTCCGCGATTTAGCCCGAAACACCATCACTTACCGGAAAGACTGGCTGGAAAAGCTCGGACTGCCAGAGCCAGCCACCGTCGATGAGTTTTACAATATGCTGAAGGCGTTTACAACGCAGGATCCGGACGGCAACGGCAAGGATGACACCTATGGCCTGATCGAGAGCAACTCTCTGGCCAACTTTGATATGATTGCCGGTTTCTTTGGCGCCCCGAATCAATGGGGCGTAGAGGACGGCAAGCTGATCCCATCCTTCCAGACCGAAGCCTATTTAGAAGCGCTGCAATTCTACCGGAAGCTCTTTGACGAGAAAATTATTAATCAGGATTTCCCGATTACGTCCTACGAGAACTGGTTCAAACTGTGGGATACCGCGAAAGCCGGCGCCATGAAGCAGGTAACCACGGTAGCGCTCCATCGTGAGCGTGGTGCACAGAAGATCGATCCGGACGCGAAGGTCGGCATGGTTTCTTTGATTGAGGGACCGCGTGGCACTCAGATCTTTTCCGAGAGCGGCAGCAACGGCTTCTTCCTGATCTCCAAGTCTGCCGTCAAGACAGAAGAAGAGCTGAAGAAAGTGCTGGACTTCTTCGACAAGCTGATGGACGAAGAGATGTCTAACATTTTCACCTGGGGTATTGAAGGCGAAACCTATGCCATCAAGGACGGAAAGGCAGAGCACACGGATAAAGAGGGCTTCTCCAGATTGATGTCTCCATACACGCAGCTTTCCGTAGGTATGCTTACTGAAAACGCTACCCCTGGTGTGCTGCATCCCCTGGAGCAATTAGCTTTGGATATGAATAAGGAAAATGAAGCGGTGGCTGTAGCCAATCCCGCCCTGACCCTGGATTCCGAGACGAATACCGAGAAGGGTGCGCAGCTGAAGAAAATCATTGAGGATGCCCGCGTCCGATTCATACTGGGTGAGATTGATGAAGCCG
- a CDS encoding extracellular solute-binding protein, with protein MKKKGKVFSLLSTAMLVGVVGCSDGGSTATPSNNTTPDPGSGTEKTAEPEKPFEMSLLFHYETEPPKNDSEIMKIIEEYTNTNIDVQSVPSSTGAEKFNVTVASGNFPTAIKTFYDVPVVNAIKTGVFWEIGPYLKDYPNLSAINSQVYDNMKVQGKIYGVPSVRDLARNTMTYRKDWLEKLGLPEPTTVDEFYNMLKAFTTQDPDGNGKDDTYGLIENNALFNMDLITAYFGAPNQWGVEDGKLIPSFQTEAYLEALQFYRKLFDEKIINQDFPITSRDNWFKLWDSGKAGTMRQVTSTALARERGAQKVDPNAKVDMVSLLEGPRGTAIYSEAGNNGFFLISKSAVKTEEELKKVLEFFDKLMDEEMSNLFYWGLEGETYTVTDGKAQHTDKEAFDRMLSPYTQLAVGKLIDNATPGVLQPLEQQALDMNKENEAVALANPALTLDSETNTEKGAQLMKIIEDARIKFILGEIDEAGWQAAVDQWKKDGGQQIMDEFTAAYSEVNK; from the coding sequence ATGAAAAAGAAAGGTAAAGTGTTCAGTTTGTTATCCACGGCTATGCTTGTTGGCGTTGTAGGCTGCAGCGACGGTGGCTCCACCGCCACCCCGTCCAACAACACCACCCCGGATCCCGGTTCCGGCACTGAGAAAACGGCGGAGCCTGAGAAGCCATTTGAAATGAGCCTGCTGTTCCACTATGAGACGGAGCCGCCAAAGAATGACTCCGAAATCATGAAGATCATCGAAGAGTACACCAACACCAATATTGACGTTCAATCAGTTCCATCCTCGACCGGCGCAGAGAAGTTCAATGTTACTGTCGCTTCCGGCAACTTCCCGACTGCGATCAAAACGTTCTATGATGTACCGGTTGTCAATGCGATCAAAACCGGCGTCTTCTGGGAAATCGGCCCTTACCTGAAAGACTACCCGAACCTGTCTGCCATCAACTCGCAGGTGTATGACAACATGAAGGTTCAAGGTAAAATTTATGGCGTTCCATCCGTTCGTGACTTGGCGCGGAACACCATGACGTACCGTAAAGACTGGCTGGAAAAGCTCGGTCTGCCAGAGCCAACAACAGTAGATGAATTTTACAACATGCTGAAAGCGTTCACAACCCAGGATCCGGACGGTAACGGGAAAGACGATACCTACGGCCTGATCGAAAATAATGCACTGTTCAACATGGATCTGATCACCGCTTACTTCGGTGCACCGAACCAGTGGGGCGTGGAAGATGGCAAGCTGATTCCATCCTTCCAAACCGAAGCTTATCTGGAGGCGCTGCAATTCTACCGCAAGCTGTTTGACGAGAAGATCATTAACCAGGACTTCCCGATTACATCCCGTGATAACTGGTTCAAGCTGTGGGATTCCGGTAAAGCCGGCACCATGCGCCAGGTAACCAGCACAGCTTTAGCTCGCGAACGCGGTGCACAGAAGGTAGATCCGAATGCAAAGGTCGATATGGTTTCCTTGCTTGAAGGACCACGCGGCACTGCAATCTACTCCGAAGCAGGGAACAACGGCTTCTTCCTGATCTCCAAGTCTGCGGTGAAAACCGAAGAAGAGCTGAAGAAAGTACTGGAATTCTTCGACAAGCTGATGGATGAAGAAATGTCCAACCTCTTCTACTGGGGTCTGGAAGGTGAAACCTACACCGTTACGGATGGTAAAGCTCAGCATACCGACAAAGAAGCTTTTGACAGAATGCTCTCCCCTTACACCCAGCTGGCTGTAGGCAAGCTGATCGACAACGCGACACCAGGCGTGCTGCAGCCACTGGAGCAGCAAGCACTGGATATGAACAAAGAGAACGAAGCGGTCGCTCTGGCGAACCCGGCCCTGACTCTGGATTCCGAAACGAATACCGAGAAAGGTGCTCAGCTGATGAAGATTATCGAGGATGCCCGCATCAAGTTTATCCTGGGTGAAATCGACGAAGCCGGCTGGCAGGCTGCTGTAGACCAATGGAAGAAAGACGGCGGTCAGCAAATCATGGATGAATTCACTGCCGCTTACAGTGAAGTGAACAAGTAA